One part of the Streptomyces lienomycini genome encodes these proteins:
- a CDS encoding NADPH:quinone oxidoreductase family protein translates to MQAWQVHENGEPGEVMRLADVAPPAPGEGQVLLRVRAANINFPDALLCRGEYQVRPPLPFTPGVEICGETEDGRRVLANPALPHGGFAEYALADARALLPAPDTLDDAEAAALHIGYQTGWFGLHRRARLAAGETLLVHAAAGGVGSAAVQLGKAAGATVIGVVGGPEKAAVARELGCDVVVDRHGEDVVAAVKEATGGRGADVIYDPVGGQAYTQSTKVVAFEGRIVVVGFASGTIPSPALNHALVKNYTILGLHWGLYNTKNPELVRHCHEQLTELAARGAVKPLVSERVPLDGAADAVQRVADGRTTGRVAVVPEKGIRR, encoded by the coding sequence ATGCAGGCATGGCAGGTGCACGAGAACGGCGAGCCGGGCGAGGTGATGCGCCTCGCGGACGTGGCGCCGCCGGCACCCGGCGAGGGCCAGGTCCTGCTGAGGGTTCGCGCCGCGAACATCAACTTCCCGGACGCCCTGCTGTGCAGGGGGGAGTACCAGGTCAGGCCGCCGCTGCCGTTCACACCGGGTGTGGAGATCTGCGGGGAGACCGAGGACGGCCGCCGGGTTCTCGCCAACCCGGCGCTGCCGCACGGCGGTTTCGCCGAGTACGCCCTCGCCGACGCGCGCGCCCTCCTGCCCGCGCCGGACACCCTGGACGACGCCGAGGCCGCGGCCCTGCACATCGGCTACCAGACCGGCTGGTTCGGCCTGCACCGCCGGGCCCGGCTGGCGGCCGGCGAGACCCTGCTCGTCCATGCCGCCGCGGGAGGCGTCGGGAGCGCCGCCGTGCAACTCGGCAAGGCGGCCGGAGCCACCGTCATCGGCGTCGTCGGCGGCCCGGAGAAGGCGGCCGTCGCCCGCGAACTGGGCTGCGACGTGGTGGTCGACCGGCACGGTGAGGACGTCGTCGCGGCGGTGAAGGAGGCCACCGGCGGCCGGGGCGCGGACGTGATCTACGACCCGGTGGGCGGCCAGGCGTACACCCAGTCCACCAAGGTCGTCGCCTTCGAGGGACGGATCGTCGTCGTCGGCTTCGCGAGCGGCACCATCCCCAGCCCCGCGCTGAACCACGCGCTGGTCAAGAACTACACGATCCTCGGTCTGCACTGGGGCCTGTACAACACCAAGAACCCCGAGCTGGTCCGGCACTGCCACGAGCAGCTCACCGAGCTGGCCGCACGGGGCGCCGTCAAGCCGCTGGTGAGCGAGCGGGTGCCGCTCGACGGGGCGGCCGACGCCGTGCAGCGCGTCGCCGACGGCAGGACGACCGGCCGGGTGGCCGTCGTACCGGAGAAGGGGATACGACGGTGA
- a CDS encoding helix-turn-helix domain-containing protein: MTTADDVLAGVGPRLRQLRKEREVTLAALSEATGISVSTLSRLESGLRKPSLELLLPIAQAHQVPLDELVGAPPVGDPRVRSEPIVRHGRTHWPLTRQAGGLQAFKVREPMRKEEPDPRSHEGYEWLYVLSGRLRLVLGEHDVVLSAGEAVEFDTRVPHWFGSTGEGPAEFLSLFGPQGERMHVRARPAARA, encoded by the coding sequence ATGACGACTGCAGACGATGTTCTCGCCGGTGTCGGCCCCAGGCTCCGTCAGCTCCGCAAGGAGCGCGAGGTGACGCTGGCCGCCCTGTCCGAGGCGACCGGCATATCGGTGAGCACCCTGTCGCGGCTGGAGTCGGGGCTGCGCAAGCCGAGCCTCGAACTGCTGCTGCCGATCGCCCAGGCCCACCAGGTGCCGCTGGACGAGCTGGTCGGTGCCCCGCCGGTCGGCGACCCCCGGGTACGGTCCGAGCCGATCGTCCGCCACGGCCGCACCCACTGGCCGCTCACCCGCCAGGCGGGCGGGCTCCAGGCGTTCAAGGTGCGAGAACCCATGCGCAAGGAGGAGCCGGACCCGCGCAGTCACGAGGGGTACGAGTGGCTGTACGTCCTCTCGGGCCGTCTGCGGCTCGTGCTCGGTGAGCACGACGTGGTGCTGTCGGCGGGGGAGGCCGTCGAGTTCGACACCCGGGTGCCGCACTGGTTCGGCTCGACGGGGGAGGGGCCGGCCGAGTTCCTCAGCCTCTTCGGCCCGCAGGGTGAGCGGATGCACGTACGGGCGCGACCCGCCGCGCGGGCGTGA
- a CDS encoding NAD(P)/FAD-dependent oxidoreductase: MEVVTMTQHTDPKNTDPKNAEDRQERSGEYDVIVVGGGAAGLSAALVLGRARLRTLVVDAGEPRNAPSDHMQGYLTRDGMSPAEFLALGREEIARYGVELVRDRAVDVSRGEDFAVELAGGDTVRARRLIVTTGLRDELPAVPGVAERFGRDVLHCPFCHGWEVRDERFGVLATSPLSVHQALMVTGWSDDVTLFLHTVAERELSDDDLRRLAAAGVKVVPGEVAALRVEDDRLTGVRLADGTAHERTVMFVAPAAVPQTGLMERLGAELRETPFGAYPVVDPTGRTTVPGVWTAGNAMGFAEQVVHAASGGYRAAAAIVGDLIMSDLDAALAE; encoded by the coding sequence GTGGAGGTGGTCACCATGACCCAGCACACGGACCCGAAGAACACGGACCCGAAGAACGCCGAGGACCGGCAGGAGCGGTCCGGCGAGTACGACGTGATCGTCGTCGGCGGCGGTGCGGCCGGACTCTCGGCGGCGCTGGTCCTGGGCCGCGCACGACTGCGCACCCTGGTCGTCGACGCCGGTGAGCCGCGCAACGCGCCCTCGGACCACATGCAGGGCTACCTGACCCGGGACGGCATGTCCCCCGCCGAGTTCCTGGCGCTCGGCCGGGAGGAGATCGCGCGCTACGGCGTGGAGCTGGTCCGCGACCGTGCGGTGGACGTGTCCCGGGGCGAGGACTTCGCGGTGGAGCTGGCCGGCGGGGACACGGTGCGCGCCCGCCGGCTGATCGTCACGACCGGGCTCAGGGACGAGCTGCCCGCCGTGCCCGGGGTCGCCGAGCGGTTCGGCCGGGACGTGCTGCACTGCCCGTTCTGCCACGGCTGGGAGGTCCGCGACGAGCGCTTCGGCGTCCTGGCCACCAGTCCGCTCAGCGTGCACCAGGCGCTGATGGTGACCGGCTGGTCCGACGACGTGACGCTGTTCCTGCACACGGTCGCCGAACGGGAGCTGTCGGACGACGACCTGCGGCGCCTCGCCGCGGCCGGCGTCAAGGTGGTGCCGGGCGAGGTCGCCGCCCTGCGGGTCGAGGACGACCGGCTGACCGGGGTCCGGCTGGCGGACGGCACGGCACACGAACGCACGGTGATGTTCGTCGCCCCCGCGGCGGTCCCGCAGACCGGCCTGATGGAGCGGCTGGGGGCGGAGCTGCGGGAGACGCCGTTCGGTGCCTATCCCGTGGTGGACCCGACGGGCCGGACCACCGTGCCGGGCGTGTGGACCGCCGGCAACGCGATGGGCTTCGCCGAGCAGGTCGTCCACGCGGCCAGCGGCGGCTACCGCGCGGCGGCGGCGATCGTGGGCGACCTGATCATGTCGGACCTGGACGCGGCCCTCGCGGAGTGA
- a CDS encoding ATP-dependent DNA ligase has product MLLARLAQVSREVAETSARSRKTVLLAELFREAEAEDVPVVIPYLAGRLPQGRIGVGWKVLGRRVPPAGAPTLTVRDVDARLTRLGAVSGAGSQAERARLVGELMGAATEDEQRFLVGLLTGEVRQGALDAAAVEGLAAATNAPPADVRRAVMLAGSLQAVAEALLADGPGALDRFRLTVGRPVLPMLAHSASSVAEAVGRLGAAAVEEKLDGIRVQVHRDGGTVRVHTRTLDDITARLPEVTDAALALPGERFILDGEAISLDASGRPRSFQETAGRVGSRTDVATAARALPVSVVFFDALSVDGRDLLDLPLTERHAELARLVPEPLRVRRTLVRGPEETGVAEEFLEETLARGHEGVVVKGLDAAYSAGRRGASWLKVKPVHTLDLVVLAAEWGHGRRTGKLSNLHLGARTADGSFAMLGKTFKGMTDALLAWQTERLGELAVEEHGWGVTVRPELVVEIAYDGLQRSTRYPAGVTLRFARVIRYREDKRPEDADTVETLLAAHPGVSP; this is encoded by the coding sequence ATGCTGCTTGCCCGGTTGGCCCAGGTGTCCCGGGAGGTCGCCGAGACGTCGGCGCGGTCCCGGAAGACCGTCCTGCTCGCGGAGCTGTTCCGCGAGGCGGAGGCGGAGGACGTGCCGGTCGTCATCCCGTACCTGGCGGGGCGCCTCCCGCAGGGCCGGATCGGCGTCGGCTGGAAGGTGCTGGGCCGCCGCGTCCCGCCCGCCGGGGCGCCGACCCTGACCGTGCGCGACGTGGACGCCCGGCTCACCCGGCTCGGGGCGGTGTCGGGCGCCGGTTCGCAGGCCGAGCGGGCCCGGCTGGTCGGGGAGCTGATGGGCGCCGCCACGGAGGACGAGCAGCGCTTCCTGGTCGGGCTGCTCACCGGCGAGGTCCGGCAGGGCGCCCTGGACGCGGCCGCCGTCGAGGGCCTGGCCGCGGCGACAAACGCTCCCCCGGCCGACGTACGGCGCGCGGTGATGCTCGCGGGGTCGCTCCAGGCGGTGGCCGAGGCCCTGCTGGCGGACGGGCCCGGTGCCCTGGACCGGTTCCGGCTCACCGTCGGCCGACCGGTGCTGCCGATGCTGGCGCACAGCGCGTCCTCGGTCGCCGAGGCGGTCGGCAGGCTGGGCGCGGCGGCCGTGGAGGAGAAGCTGGACGGCATCCGCGTCCAGGTCCACCGGGACGGCGGCACCGTACGGGTCCACACCCGCACCCTGGACGACATCACCGCCCGGCTGCCCGAGGTCACCGACGCGGCCCTGGCGCTGCCCGGTGAGCGGTTCATCCTGGACGGCGAGGCGATCTCCCTCGACGCGAGCGGACGCCCCCGCTCCTTCCAGGAGACCGCCGGGCGGGTCGGCTCCCGTACGGACGTCGCCACGGCCGCGCGGGCGCTGCCCGTCTCCGTGGTGTTCTTCGACGCGCTGTCCGTCGACGGCCGCGACCTGCTCGACCTGCCGCTGACCGAGCGGCACGCGGAGCTGGCCCGGCTGGTTCCCGAACCCCTGCGGGTGCGGCGCACGCTGGTGCGGGGCCCCGAGGAGACCGGGGTCGCGGAGGAGTTCCTCGAGGAGACACTGGCGCGCGGGCACGAGGGCGTCGTCGTCAAGGGGCTGGACGCCGCCTACAGCGCCGGTCGGCGCGGCGCGTCCTGGCTGAAGGTGAAGCCCGTCCACACGCTCGACCTGGTGGTGCTGGCCGCCGAGTGGGGCCACGGCCGTCGCACCGGCAAGCTCTCCAACCTCCACCTGGGCGCCCGCACCGCCGACGGCTCCTTCGCGATGCTCGGCAAGACCTTCAAGGGCATGACCGACGCGCTGCTGGCCTGGCAGACCGAGCGCCTGGGGGAACTGGCGGTCGAGGAGCACGGCTGGGGTGTGACCGTACGGCCCGAACTGGTCGTGGAGATCGCCTACGACGGCCTCCAGCGCTCCACCCGCTACCCGGCCGGCGTCACCCTCCGCTTCGCCCGGGTGATCCGCTACCGCGAGGACAAGCGTCCCGAGGACGCGGACACCGTGGAGACCCTGCTCGCCGCCCACCCCGGCGTGTCCCCGTGA
- a CDS encoding NUDIX domain-containing protein — MKRSAGLLLHRRGPARELQVLLGHMGGPFHTRRDAGAWTVPKGEYGPTEPAWEAARREFEEELGLPPPGGEAVALGEVRQAGGKVVTVWAVEADLDPATVVPGTFRMEWPPRSGRTEEFPELDRVAWFELDRARGVIVKAQAAFLDRLAEHSH; from the coding sequence GTGAAGCGCAGCGCGGGTCTGCTGCTGCACCGGCGCGGTCCCGCCCGGGAGCTCCAGGTCCTCCTCGGTCACATGGGCGGCCCCTTCCACACGCGGCGCGACGCGGGGGCGTGGACCGTCCCCAAGGGCGAGTACGGGCCGACGGAACCGGCGTGGGAGGCGGCCCGGCGGGAGTTCGAGGAGGAGCTGGGGCTGCCGCCGCCCGGGGGCGAGGCCGTCGCGCTGGGCGAGGTGCGGCAGGCGGGCGGGAAGGTCGTCACGGTCTGGGCCGTCGAGGCGGACCTCGATCCGGCGACGGTCGTCCCGGGCACCTTCCGGATGGAGTGGCCGCCGAGGTCGGGGCGGACCGAGGAGTTCCCCGAGCTGGACCGGGTGGCGTGGTTCGAGCTGGACCGCGCCCGGGGGGTGATCGTGAAGGCGCAGGCCGCGTTTCTCGACCGCCTGGCTGAGCACTCGCACTGA
- a CDS encoding NADP-dependent succinic semialdehyde dehydrogenase yields the protein MPIATVNPANGETLRTYEPMGEEEIERRLELAEATFRTYRTTGFYERAGLMRRAADLLEADQKEIGRVITTEMGKPVKQARAEAAKCAKAMRWYADHAAELLADEEPADADVKDSGASRALVRYRPLGPVLAVMPWNFPLWQVIRFAAPALMAGNVGLLKHASNVPQTALYLEDLFHRAGFPEGCFQTLLIGSAQVDDVLRDERVRAATLTGSEPAGRAVASTAGEMIKKTVLELGGSDPFVVMPSADVDRAAEVAVTARTQNAGQSCIAAKRFIVHTDVYDAFAERFAEGMRALTVGDPMEEATDVGPLSSEQGLNDVVELVDDAVRGGATVLCGGERPDGPGWYYPPTVLAGITREMRIHREEAFGPVATLYRAADLDEAVLIANDTDFGLSSNVWTRDDADVDRFVRDLEAGGVYVNGMTASHPAFPFGGVKRSGYGRELSGHGIREFCNITTVWHGA from the coding sequence ATGCCCATCGCGACGGTGAACCCGGCGAACGGCGAGACGCTGAGGACGTACGAGCCCATGGGCGAGGAGGAGATCGAGCGCCGGCTCGAACTGGCGGAGGCCACCTTCCGCACCTACCGGACCACCGGCTTCTACGAGCGGGCCGGGCTGATGCGCCGGGCCGCGGATCTTCTGGAGGCCGACCAGAAGGAGATCGGCCGGGTCATCACCACGGAGATGGGCAAGCCGGTCAAGCAGGCCCGCGCGGAGGCGGCCAAGTGCGCCAAGGCGATGCGCTGGTACGCCGACCACGCGGCGGAGCTGCTGGCCGACGAGGAGCCCGCGGACGCCGACGTGAAGGACTCCGGCGCCTCCCGGGCCCTGGTCCGCTACCGGCCGCTCGGCCCGGTGCTCGCGGTGATGCCGTGGAACTTCCCGCTCTGGCAGGTGATCCGCTTCGCCGCGCCCGCGCTGATGGCGGGCAACGTCGGGCTGCTGAAGCACGCCTCGAACGTGCCGCAGACCGCCCTGTATCTGGAGGACCTGTTCCACCGGGCGGGCTTCCCGGAGGGCTGCTTCCAGACCCTGCTCATCGGTTCCGCCCAGGTCGACGACGTCCTGCGCGACGAGCGGGTGCGGGCCGCCACCCTCACCGGCAGCGAGCCCGCGGGCCGCGCGGTGGCCTCCACCGCCGGGGAGATGATCAAGAAGACGGTGCTCGAGCTGGGCGGCAGCGACCCGTTCGTCGTCATGCCGTCCGCCGACGTGGACCGCGCCGCCGAGGTGGCGGTGACCGCGCGTACGCAGAACGCCGGGCAGTCGTGCATCGCCGCCAAGCGGTTCATCGTGCACACGGACGTGTACGACGCCTTCGCCGAGCGCTTCGCCGAGGGCATGAGGGCGCTGACGGTCGGCGACCCCATGGAGGAGGCGACCGACGTCGGCCCGCTCTCCAGTGAGCAGGGCCTGAACGACGTGGTGGAGCTGGTCGACGACGCCGTGCGCGGCGGCGCGACGGTGCTGTGCGGCGGCGAACGCCCCGACGGGCCCGGCTGGTACTACCCGCCGACCGTCCTGGCGGGGATCACCCGGGAGATGCGCATCCACCGCGAGGAGGCCTTCGGCCCGGTCGCCACCCTGTACCGGGCGGCCGACCTGGACGAGGCGGTGCTGATCGCCAACGACACGGACTTCGGGCTCAGTTCCAACGTGTGGACGCGCGACGACGCCGACGTGGACCGCTTCGTACGGGACCTGGAGGCGGGCGGCGTGTACGTCAACGGGATGACGGCGTCCCATCCGGCGTTCCCGTTCGGCGGGGTCAAGCGGTCGGGCTACGGCCGTGAGCTGTCCGGGCACGGAATCCGGGAGTTCTGCAACATCACCACCGTATGGCACGGAGCGTGA
- a CDS encoding DUF6213 family protein has translation MNREVTLPLIVDDRGTLQVAASDVSKLLRTVGGRWLRLVETGEESLDEDTVAALTIELAKLADRIDVACIAHSSGPSSS, from the coding sequence GTGAACCGCGAAGTGACCCTGCCTCTGATCGTCGACGACCGCGGCACGCTCCAGGTCGCCGCGTCCGACGTGAGCAAGCTGCTGCGCACGGTGGGCGGGCGGTGGCTGCGGCTGGTGGAGACCGGCGAGGAGAGCCTGGACGAGGACACCGTCGCGGCCCTCACCATCGAGCTGGCCAAGCTGGCCGACCGGATCGACGTGGCCTGCATCGCCCACAGCAGCGGCCCCTCCTCCTCCTGA
- a CDS encoding type III polyketide synthase, with product MGTPVKVHHFPVGGRQPSARRKQARFMATLCRPSVSVPEHVITMEETLELARRRHTDHPQLPLALRLIENTGVRTRHIVQPIEETLKHPGFEDRNKVYEREAKSRVPAVIQRALDDAELLPTDIDVIIYVSCTGFMMPSLTAWLINAMGFDSTTRQIPIAQLGCAAGGAAINRAHDFCTAYPEANALIVACEFCSLCYQPTDLGVGSLLCNGLFGDGIAAAVVRGQGGTGIGLERNGSYLIPKTEDWIMYDVKATGFHFLLDKRVPATMEPLAPALKQLAGEHGWDASDLDFYIVHAGGPRILDDLSTFLRVDPHAFRFSRATLTEYGNIASAVVLDALRRLFDAGGAEEGARGLLAGFGPGITAEMSLGRWQTADTRQDVRRDMTRALRQSVRQR from the coding sequence ATGGGCACCCCCGTAAAGGTGCACCACTTTCCGGTCGGGGGGCGTCAGCCTTCCGCGAGGCGAAAGCAGGCACGGTTCATGGCGACTTTGTGCAGACCCTCGGTGTCCGTCCCGGAGCACGTGATCACGATGGAGGAGACGCTGGAGCTGGCGCGCAGACGCCACACCGACCATCCTCAACTGCCGCTCGCGCTCCGGCTGATAGAGAACACCGGGGTCCGCACCCGGCACATCGTGCAGCCCATCGAGGAGACGCTGAAGCACCCCGGTTTCGAGGACCGCAACAAGGTCTACGAGCGGGAGGCGAAGTCCCGTGTCCCGGCCGTGATCCAGCGGGCCCTGGACGACGCGGAGCTGCTCCCCACCGACATCGACGTGATCATCTACGTGTCGTGCACGGGTTTCATGATGCCCTCCCTGACGGCCTGGCTGATCAACGCGATGGGCTTCGACAGCACCACGCGGCAGATACCCATCGCCCAGCTGGGCTGCGCGGCCGGCGGCGCGGCGATCAACCGCGCCCACGACTTCTGCACCGCGTATCCCGAGGCCAACGCGCTGATCGTGGCCTGCGAGTTCTGCTCGCTGTGCTACCAGCCCACCGACCTCGGTGTGGGGTCCCTGCTCTGCAACGGCCTGTTCGGCGACGGCATCGCCGCCGCGGTGGTCCGCGGACAGGGCGGCACCGGCATCGGCCTGGAGCGCAACGGCTCGTACCTGATCCCCAAGACCGAGGACTGGATCATGTACGACGTGAAGGCGACCGGTTTCCACTTCCTGCTGGACAAGCGGGTCCCCGCCACCATGGAACCGCTGGCCCCGGCGCTCAAGCAGCTGGCGGGGGAACACGGTTGGGACGCCTCCGACCTGGACTTCTACATCGTGCACGCGGGCGGCCCCCGGATCCTGGACGACCTCAGCACCTTCCTGCGGGTCGACCCGCACGCCTTCCGGTTCAGCCGGGCCACGCTCACCGAGTACGGCAACATCGCCAGCGCCGTCGTCCTGGACGCGCTGCGCCGCCTCTTCGACGCGGGCGGCGCCGAGGAGGGCGCGCGCGGGCTGCTGGCCGGTTTCGGCCCCGGCATCACCGCGGAGATGTCCCTGGGCCGCTGGCAGACCGCGGACACGCGGCAGGACGTACGCCGGGACATGACGCGGGCCCTGCGACAGAGTGTGAGGCAGAGGTGA
- a CDS encoding cytochrome P450, translating into MSEETVPETAPPIRDWPAVDLPGSDFDPVLTELMREGPVTRISLPNGEGWAWLVTRHDDVRLVTNDPRFGREAVMDRQVTRLAPHFIPARGAVGFLDPPDHTRLRRSVAAAFTARGVERVRERSRGMLDELVDAMLRAGPPADLTEAVLSPFPIAVICELMGVPAADRHAMHTWTQLILSSSHGAEVSERAKNEMNAYFADLVGLRSDSTGEDVTSLLGAAVGQGGITLEEAVGLAVLLQIGGEAVTNNSGQMFHLLLSRPELAERLRSEPEIRPRAIDELLRWIPHRNAVGLSRIALEDVDVKGVRIRAGDAVYVSYLAANRDPEVFPDPDTIDFGRSPNPHVSFGFGPHYCPGSMLARLESELLVDAVLDRVPGLKLAVRPEDVPFRKGALIRGPEALPVTW; encoded by the coding sequence GTGAGCGAGGAGACCGTCCCCGAGACCGCGCCGCCCATCCGGGACTGGCCGGCCGTCGACCTGCCCGGCAGCGACTTCGACCCGGTGCTGACCGAGTTGATGCGCGAGGGCCCCGTCACCCGGATCTCACTGCCCAACGGCGAGGGCTGGGCCTGGCTGGTGACCCGCCACGACGACGTCCGCCTGGTCACCAACGACCCCCGGTTCGGCCGCGAGGCCGTCATGGACCGGCAGGTCACCCGGCTCGCCCCGCACTTCATCCCGGCCCGCGGCGCGGTCGGCTTCCTGGACCCGCCCGACCACACCCGGCTGCGCCGCTCGGTGGCCGCGGCCTTCACCGCGCGCGGCGTGGAGCGGGTGCGCGAGCGGTCCCGCGGGATGCTCGACGAACTGGTCGACGCCATGCTGAGGGCCGGTCCGCCCGCCGACCTCACCGAGGCCGTGCTGAGCCCGTTCCCCATCGCGGTGATCTGCGAGCTGATGGGTGTGCCGGCCGCCGACCGGCACGCCATGCACACCTGGACGCAGCTGATCCTGTCCTCCTCGCACGGCGCCGAGGTCAGCGAGCGGGCCAAGAACGAGATGAACGCCTACTTCGCGGATCTCGTCGGGCTCCGGTCGGACAGCACCGGCGAGGACGTCACCTCGCTGCTGGGCGCCGCCGTGGGGCAGGGCGGGATCACGCTGGAGGAGGCGGTCGGACTGGCGGTCCTGCTGCAGATCGGCGGCGAGGCGGTCACCAACAACAGCGGGCAGATGTTCCACCTGCTGCTGAGCCGACCGGAACTCGCCGAACGGCTGCGCTCCGAGCCGGAGATCCGCCCCCGGGCCATCGACGAACTGCTGCGCTGGATTCCCCATCGCAACGCCGTGGGGCTGTCCCGGATCGCCCTGGAGGACGTGGACGTCAAGGGAGTGCGGATCCGCGCGGGCGACGCGGTCTACGTGTCGTACCTGGCGGCCAACCGCGACCCCGAGGTCTTCCCCGACCCGGACACGATCGACTTCGGCCGCTCCCCCAACCCGCACGTGTCCTTCGGCTTCGGCCCGCACTACTGCCCCGGCTCCATGCTGGCCCGGCTGGAGTCGGAGCTGCTCGTCGACGCGGTCCTGGACCGGGTGCCGGGGCTGAAGCTCGCGGTGCGGCCGGAGGACGTGCCCTTCAGGAAGGGCGCGCTGATCCGCGGGCCAGAGGCCCTGCCGGTGACCTGGTGA
- a CDS encoding cupin domain-containing protein, with protein sequence MSGLVAAAEGLLVPPGHGRVVQAPAQHVTFKVTGSHSRMASTFEVIVPPGFDVGAHVHARSEELFYVLEGELDVLAFEPRIRTPDNWRTWQSPSGSRAVRATPGTVVVVPPGCPHAFANPTGEPAKMFFQASPPPDHERYFEELLEILGDGGPPDHEAIEALRAKYDIEQLTPLRHG encoded by the coding sequence GTGAGCGGCCTCGTGGCGGCGGCGGAGGGCCTGCTGGTGCCGCCGGGCCACGGCCGGGTGGTGCAGGCGCCGGCCCAGCACGTGACCTTCAAGGTGACCGGTTCGCACTCGCGCATGGCGTCCACCTTCGAGGTGATCGTGCCGCCGGGCTTCGACGTCGGCGCCCATGTGCACGCCCGCAGCGAGGAGCTGTTCTACGTGCTGGAGGGCGAGCTGGACGTGCTCGCCTTCGAGCCGAGGATCCGCACCCCCGACAACTGGCGGACGTGGCAGTCGCCCTCGGGCAGCCGGGCGGTACGCGCCACCCCGGGCACGGTCGTCGTCGTGCCCCCCGGCTGCCCGCACGCCTTCGCCAACCCGACGGGCGAGCCGGCCAAGATGTTCTTCCAGGCCAGTCCGCCCCCGGACCACGAGCGCTACTTCGAGGAACTCCTGGAGATCCTCGGCGACGGCGGACCGCCGGACCACGAGGCCATCGAGGCCCTGCGGGCGAAGTACGACATCGAGCAGCTCACGCCGCTGCGACACGGTTAG
- a CDS encoding acyl-CoA dehydrogenase family protein, whose translation MAEFTMELSDEQKEVRDWLHGFAADVIRPAAAEWDEREETPWPVIQEAAKVGIYSLDFYAQQYFDPTGLGIPMAMEELFWGDAGIALSIVGTGLAAVGVLANGTEEQIGTWIPQMYGDANDVKVAAFCSSEPDAGSDVASLRTRAVYDEAKDEWVLNGTKTWATNGGIANVHVVVAVVDPDLGSKGHASFIVPPSTPGLSQGQKFKKHGIRASHTAEVVLDDVRVPGSCLLGGKEKLDARLARAREKAKKGGERVKNAAMATFEASRPAVGAMAVGTARAAYEVALEYAQTREQFGRPIIDNQGVAFQLADMRTSIDAARLLVWRASWMAINGKPFTAAEGSMSKLFASETAKKVTAQAIQILGGNGYTREYPVERMHRDSAIYTIFEGTSEIQRLVIARTLAGMPIR comes from the coding sequence ATGGCCGAGTTCACCATGGAGCTGAGCGACGAACAGAAGGAGGTCCGGGACTGGCTGCACGGCTTCGCGGCCGACGTCATCCGCCCCGCGGCCGCCGAATGGGACGAGCGCGAGGAGACCCCCTGGCCCGTCATCCAGGAGGCCGCCAAGGTCGGCATCTACTCCCTGGACTTCTACGCCCAGCAGTACTTCGACCCCACCGGCCTCGGCATCCCCATGGCGATGGAGGAGCTGTTCTGGGGCGACGCGGGCATCGCCCTGTCGATCGTCGGTACCGGCCTCGCCGCCGTCGGCGTCCTCGCCAACGGCACCGAGGAGCAGATCGGCACCTGGATCCCCCAGATGTACGGCGACGCCAACGACGTCAAGGTCGCCGCCTTCTGCTCCTCCGAGCCCGACGCCGGCTCCGACGTGGCCTCCCTGCGCACGCGTGCCGTGTACGACGAGGCCAAGGACGAGTGGGTCCTCAACGGCACCAAGACCTGGGCGACCAACGGCGGCATCGCCAATGTCCACGTCGTCGTCGCGGTCGTCGACCCGGACCTGGGCTCCAAGGGCCACGCCTCCTTCATCGTCCCGCCGAGCACCCCGGGGCTGTCCCAGGGCCAGAAGTTCAAGAAGCACGGCATCCGCGCCTCGCACACCGCCGAGGTCGTCCTCGACGACGTGCGCGTGCCCGGCTCCTGCCTGCTCGGCGGCAAGGAGAAGCTGGACGCCCGCCTCGCCCGCGCCCGGGAGAAGGCCAAGAAGGGCGGCGAGCGTGTGAAGAACGCGGCGATGGCCACCTTCGAGGCGTCCCGCCCGGCGGTCGGCGCGATGGCGGTGGGCACGGCCCGGGCCGCGTACGAGGTGGCGCTGGAGTACGCGCAGACCCGGGAGCAGTTCGGGCGGCCGATCATCGACAACCAGGGCGTCGCCTTCCAGCTCGCCGACATGCGCACGTCCATCGACGCGGCCCGGCTGCTGGTGTGGCGGGCGTCCTGGATGGCGATCAACGGCAAGCCGTTCACGGCGGCCGAGGGCTCGATGTCCAAGCTGTTCGCGAGCGAGACCGCGAAGAAGGTGACCGCCCAGGCGATCCAGATCCTGGGCGGCAACGGCTACACGCGGGAGTACCCGGTGGAGCGGATGCACCGGGACTCCGCGATCTACACGATCTTCGAGGGCACGAGTGAGATCCAGCGGCTGGTGATCGCGCGGACGCTCGCCGGGATGCCGATCCGCTAA